In the genome of Arachis stenosperma cultivar V10309 chromosome 2, arast.V10309.gnm1.PFL2, whole genome shotgun sequence, the window CAGAAATGTCATATTCTAATTCACGCAACACCAAAGAATTACTAAATTGCGAGACCAAATTAACATTAGGAAGCGGCATACCAGCAAAATCTCTTAATGATTTTCCATTGGCCTGTAGCAATTTCTCTATCTCTATTAGACAAAATGTTTGTAACTCTTCGTCAGTCATTGTTATTCCtgcaatatatttttttcagttAGTAAATTCATCAAGATATCAAAAACTTGTattgtttgaaaatttttccTATCATGCTATGTATGTATTCCAAACTTTCTGCATAtcattttctatttatttattgttaagAGTTTTTCTTAATcctataaataaaaaagataaactaAAGATTAAGTAAATACCTGGAAAATGAAGCTCACTTCGCCTGTAATAAATGATATCATCAGATAAATATTTCCAAGTTTGATTCCAAACTAAAACGGGCCTAGAGACAGAACCAGATATTAACAATGAAACAAAAAGTTTTCTCAATTGGGCGCCAGAAGATAACTCAGCCGCTTCATTAATGGCCAAGACAAACTCATTATCATCTATTAAAAAACCCATAGCAGAACATGCCTCTTGGAATGTATCATATAAAATAGAATTGACAGTCCTTATACTTCGAAAACTGGTGCATCCTCTTTGCACATTGAGAAGCATACGCATATAGAACAGCTCACCAGTTGAAGGATGAACAAAACTCAATCTTCCTATAGAAAATCCCCTTCTTCTTGGTTTCCACTGTCGAGATTGTAAATCATAAACGAATTTACTTGGGAACTCAACATATGTTAGTGTTCGTCCTTCAACATATGTTCGATTAGCCATCATCCAAGCAGTAAACATTGTCATCAAATCTCTATTTCTTATTAAAACAGAGCCAATAGTATCATGATCATCGAACACAACATGCTGCTGATTAGGTAAATGAAATCTGAGTCTTTGCACAGGTGGCCATCTATGATGAATTTCATATGCAAAAATTCTCCACATAGATTCACAAGGTGAAAGATACCGACAATCATAATACTGTTTGATCTCATCAACCACTTCAAAAGAATGAGTTGTCTCAGTTGAATGACTAATAGTTGCAGTTACACGATCTGGACCCTTGTTAATGTACTTGAAAAGATACTTTATAACATTTGACTTGTTGCAAAATTCCAAATTAATATGAGCCTGGTACTTCATCAACAATAATGGATTATATGGAACAACAAATCTATTATCAAGATCAACACCATGACTTTTAACTGTAACACCAATATCTCGACGCTTGTAAATAGGATAACCATCTTCATCAAAACTCGTATAATTAACAAACTGCTTCGGATAAAACTTGGAGCATCTTCCATCTTTCATGCATGGAGAAGTTGGTCTTACCCTACCACAAGGGCCATGAATCATGTATTTACTAACCACACTATACAAATGTGGAAACTTCATAGGATTAGGAAGTTCCGCACAAATTAACTCATCAACAATTTCAATATTCTGCAATCTATTCCTTCCATCAAGCCAAAGTAGAATATGTGCATGTGGCAAACCTCTTTTTTGAAACTCAATTGTATACATAcctaaatagtaaaaaaatgtcggtaaatatagaaatttttataaataagcATAAATTCAATATAGAATTGTCTATATTCGATATACCTGCATTAAGAGGACCAAAAAAAACACCACTCTTAAGATCATTAAGAAGACACTTCATCTTAGCATGAAAGACTCGGCAAGCAATGTCTGGCCGATCAGCAATTGGAACTTGATCACGATTAgtatatctttgaaactcagGCCAGTTAGGATTGCAAGTAAGGGTAAGAAATAGATCTGGATATCCAAAATGCTTACAAATAGCCATAGCATCTTGGCAATTATTAAACATGTAACGTTTACCACCAGTGAAGGAAGAAGGCAAAATCACTCGAGTACCAATTGATGATGCTTCAGTATCACCGCGTCGCATAGCTTCTTCAATACCTTGTAAGACTTCTCCTCTAATTGTGCTCTGTTTTTCCTGATTTCATAAAGCCTCTGTGACTCAATCATAGAGAATGAATCAACAACAAACTGTTGGAACAATCTTCTAGACTTATGAATAATGCTATCCTCATCCTCTCTCATTTGCAAACGAAAACAGATAAATTCTCGCATGGATACTCTAGTCCTTTTCCCTGCAACATTTATATCTTGAATATCTCGATAAGGAATACCCAATTGATAACCATCTTCCCCGTAAGGAAAAAGCAAGGGATATTGCAATGGCCAGTATAAAGCATGTGTCTCATATATTCTTTGAAGTTGGCCAGCTGCAGATTTAACAATGACATCACGACCAGTATCAGAAGAATCAAAATCACCAACAACCAAAGCAGCAACTTCATCGCACGAAGGATAATTATAAACTCTTCGATCACGTTCTCTTTGACTAAACAATTTCAAAGAAAACATCTCAGACGGGTGATTCTCATGGAATTCCCTCACTCTTCTAAATGATTGTGCTATAGGATTGTGTTGATCAATCATTTGGATCAAATCAATTATCAGCTGTCTATCTATATTTGAACTTTGcctataattaaaaaaaatagtaacacAATATTACTAAGTAATTTTACTTAAAATGAAGAAACATGcattttttataattagaaTGAATCGTAACAACAATATTTAAACAATAGGATACAAACATTTTGATTATAATAATCAAAATTACATCCATATTAGGATCTTACCAActaaaaatgaaattgaaaataaaagaaacaaattaaaattacaaacaATCATAACAAATTTTTGTAAGAATTGACCTTACCCAAATATTCCTTCTCTATGCGTTAACTCATGTTCTGTGTCATATATGTATAATTGGGCAAATTTCGGAACTTGACCAGCCTGAGGTAATAAACTTCCAATCCTATGATAATTTTGACCACTTATGATGAATTGTGGTGGGCCAGTTCCATCATTCACTGAGTCTATTACTTTACCACCAAGAGAAGTGAAAGCAAACATACTATTATAATACCGAATTTTCTTCTGAAACTGTAAAGACTTACTATCATGACCATGaatcaaattatataataaatctGGAGCTTTCTGAAGATACGGTAATTGAATTTTTCCTTGAAAACAACAAAGTGTAAAAAGAGGCTGATTAATTCTTGACTGTTTTTCAAGCCGCTCTAGTAACCAAAACGACGCACCACAATATAGACAAGTATACACATGGTCACCAATATCGAGACAACCTacaaaaatgaataaaaaatttaaataataaacaaatCCTTACAAATTTAActaagtaaaaaaattatattaaataaagactTAAATgcttcttaattttttttacttaagaAAATATACCAGTAAAACAATTAAAGATTCAGAAATTATTCACTGGATACTCATTGTCTacaaattgaaaatataaatatttgataataataataataatctaacCAAATTTGAGACACTTGTATTGAAAGTATTTAAAATCAATgaatactattttttttcatattatatttggtaaaaaaatgtcatataaattttattacgaccagaatattaaaattataaaaggaACATAACGTGACTAAATATACTGAATGAGTAGATTATATCTAAATTAATACGAAAAATGCAAACTCcataaataaatcaattataaGTATACTGAAATACCTTGAACTTCACTTTGTGAAAAAAGTGGATGATCAACAGGAGACCGAAGCTCATTCCAAGAATTTACAGTAGGATCATATATTTCAGAGTTATCTTGATTTGGGTTTTTATTatgaaacaaaaaaaacttattataaataaattaaatataaagatATACACGTCAAAGATATTTAAACAGACAATCATGAATTATGAAGTTAATAATAACTAAATGCATAAtaaacaacataaaaaaaataaaaaaattaattcaataataaaatatataaaccaaaataaatagacaaaaaatataaacatgATAACAATGACTAGAAAAGagtcctttttatattttaaaataattgaaaaaataatgtaaataataacTATACTTTCTAAGTTAACgaagaaattagaaaatttaaaacaataaacTCATACCTGATAATATGAAATTGGCATTAATAATTGGAGTATCTTGCAAAATAATTGATCCCCCTAAAAAAAAGAACtttaaatgtaaaattaaaaCTATGGGAAGAACAAAAAAAGTAAACAGGTAGGTTAATAAATACCACATACGAATATATTTGAACttaaaataagagaaatattagAAGTAGGAACAACATCAAACAATAAAGCATAGAAATCCAACCAATAATATTAATTGAACACcaattttataatagtaaaaagCATTTGTAATGAAAAgatgtaaattttaatttctttcaaaaaaACCCAAAAGTGAATATAGCAAAACTGACCTCTTCTATCTTCAACTTGTTGTCCTCTCTTTctctttaaataattttttctatataATCTTGCAGTAGCATAAGATTGAgacattttatgaaattttaacCAAGCTAAAGAAATTTAGAACCAACTAATGTTCACTATAATGGTATTTCGAATAAAATAGTACTTCCTTCTTAGACACCACTTCAGTTATAtataacccaaaaataaaaaaagaaatcaaagaaCCTCCATAAGTTCATTTGAAGAGAATGAATGAGAATGAATGAGTATAACTTGTTTTCTCACTGCATACACTTGTAACCTTGACtttcagaaaataaaatcaaaataagtAGAAAGGCTTTTCAGAATACTCTTAAAGCATGAAAGTAATGCAGCAGACTTGTGAAACTTAGGATCCAATTTATAGACAAAGAAATGAAACCAATTCaggatttaaattaaaaaatttgaaccatggaggaaaaaataaaagatcatTGTGTATATAACACTCACTTTGAAAGAAGGATGAGCACTGATTATGAGGCAAAACAGTATGAATGACCATCACATCATCGAAAATTTGACAGCAATCAACACCTACCAATCGAATATGCAGAAGGCTGATAATCATCCATCCGAAGAATGAAGAGAAGGAGATCTGACGTGATTTGTAGAAGGGGAATGTTTTTCCTTTTTGAAAGAAAACCTATAACCAGAGAGGCCATGAAAGTACTTGCTGATGGGATTGATTTGCAACAAATGACAAAGGGGAGTTAGTCACAAGTAACGATACCTACTCTCATTAACCAAATAACTTTTTTGatagaataataaaagataGTACTATTTGTTATAGAAGATGATGTCATTTCTCCCACCAAACCACCAAAATCTGACTTTTCATGTGAGGGTACACTGAAAAACAGGGAAGAGAATCACTTTCCCCACCTAACCACATCCAAtccattttttgtttttgaagaaaaattcaaaaaccaaCATCCCATCATAACTTCGAAACTGACAAAATAAAATGAGGAAGCAACAACTTTGACTGACATCAGAATCatgtataaaataataagatgaGATCACAAATAACATCATTCAAACTAACATCCCATCATAACTTCAGAAGAATGGAATTCACATTATATTTTCAACAATTTGAagcatataataataaaaatacaaccTCACCTCCCTAGAACTGATTGAGAAACAATCTATACATACTATGATTTGATGAGCACTTTAACAAAAATCAACTCCCATCACAACTATTAGATCTAAATTACTAAAAAAGAACCATTAAATTTGTCTAATTACCACTCAAAACTGATCAATGAAGTATAAAATGAGAAATTGAATTAACTATAATTTGATGAGCACTTTGACAAAAACCAACTCCCATCACAGCTATTAATTCCAAATTACTAAGAATAAAAGAACACCAAATTCGTCTAATTACCACTCAAAACTGACCAATGAACTATAAAATGAGAAACTGAATTAACTAAGAAACTTATACCCTAAACACTATAATACATATATACTAATGATATCAGCATGACAATGTGCAAAACCAATAACCTTATAACAATAATCCTAATCCAACCATAATTATCAAGAAAAACATAGGATATATAAAAGAACTGATTTTGAACAGATAGATAGTAGAACATATGATGATATGAAAGAACTACATTATTCATAAATGAAAATGAACATATAAACCACATTCATATCAAAATCACATGATTGTAGCAATAAATCAATGAAATTGTGGGAATCACAAAGTCATCTATGCATGGCTCCCGAATACAGATCCCAAAGCACCAAAACATAATGAAATTTCaagaaattgaataaaattacAAAGAGGGAtctgaaattaaagaaaaacaatagGAGAATATGACAGAACCATATTACATtcttctttaatatttttataaaaatgagGAGAAGAGAAGGATGAAACTCTTTTCTCAGTCAAACAGAGAGAGGAAAAGTGAAGTACAAtatgaaaagaatgaatgaagACATTCTCCTAATGCATCTAAAACAACTTTGCATAACCTAATAAATAGCATACATGCTTGAAATCACATGAAAAAAATTCTGTCTCACACCAAAGAccataacaataataaaattcaaCAAACGTGTACCTAACCAATCACATCAACTACACAATTTTCAAGGTTACTTTCTATCAAAATGAACTTGTATTTATAGAGAAAAACTACCTACCTTAACTGTCCTAACCTCATAGACTATATTTGACAACTCTACATAAACACTTCTGAGCACTGAGAATAAACAGTTACCCTAAGAATGACTTCATCCTAAATTTCACAGCAATCAACCACTAAAAATTTCAAAAGGCTATTCACTTAGCCATAGCTGATGAGATACTGGGTATGATATTCTCATTCTCATTCAAGAGGAAAGTACACTATTCATATATACTTATCTCAATTAATGTGATATATTAGcatatttaaataaatgaaATGACCTTTAACCCATGATCTGATTTAGCTCTTTCacttaaataaaagaaaattgcCTTCCAAGACACAAAACTTATATCCAACTGTATTTAATCTGTAATCTCTAGTATCTAATAATTGATATTGATAATTGATATCGATGTCAGAGAAGGCATTTGAAAGAAAACTAATAGGTTCCTCATAATTCTTGATATAAAGCCATGCAAGAATGATTAATATAGTAATACCTCTGATAAATAATCCAACATAATTCCTAATATTTATGTAAAAGCAAAACACAAGCTACAATAACCATAGCAAATTAGATTCAATTGGtagagaaaagaaaatgcagttaacccaaaaaaaattgttagctattttctgttaattttttGTATAGAAATATAAAGCTCCAGAGATATTGATTTTGAATAAAAGGAAAAGATCATAAAAGGAAATCAATGATAGAATTAACCCACCATACCTTGGTCTTCAACTTTCAGCCTCATCAATCCCCGAATTTGCCACTCCCCTGTTCTTCACAGACTGATAAAACTCCTCACAAAACTCATGAAACTTTGTGTCGGAATCGAAAATTTCTCTACCGGAGAATAATTCTTCAGGAGCCTCTGAATCACATTGGAGTAGGTGGAGCATCAGTGGCTGCGGCAAACCGGGAACAATGCACTGGCGGGGTATCGAAGGCGGATGTCATGGAAGAGTTCAACGACGATGATTGCGGCGAGAAGCATCGCCAAGGGAGGAGAAGGTGTTGCCGGTTGAGCTTGAAGGGGAATTGTTGGAGATGAAGGACCTGAAACCAAAAaggtttaaataaaaaataaaatacaaaatattacaaaatggaaagaagaccaaagagaagaagaagaagagagctACCTACCATTGTTGATGGGTGAAGAATCAGAAGCCATAGCTATTTTTCTGTCTTCCTCACCTCTTCTTCTTCCTAACCTCATTTCTTTATTTCCTTCGTTGAATATGTTGAATAGTGGTTTGACCGAACAAACACTTACTTATCCTTGTACAGACTAAAGAGGCCATTGGCATGAATGAGATCATATGTCCTTGGATATGTTGAAAAGGCTTCACACCtgaatttgaaaaatacaaACATAAATAAGGAATCCAACTAATAGTATAAGATTCATACAGCTATATCATATATTTCAACATTAAACGAAAAGATGCAATATATATAACCCGAGAAAGAAGCTAGAAAGCGATACCAATCATGATAAATGCCAATCAAGCCGCGCTCATATATGACCCCCAGGGTACTTTTCTCAACTATGGTAGGCACAACGTTCATGACCCATAACATGGGAGATTGAATAGCTACAGCAAAACTACCCAACCCAGCATTCATATCCGAGTGCTTCTTCACAAGATCCTTAATCCTCCTCTCCTCCAAGTACTCCAGCTATTAAAACCAAGGACAATATCAATCACTCAGCCATCATCTCCGTTGCAAGCTCAAATTAAAGCAactttcaattaaaaaattcctGAAACATTTTAAATGATCCCCTAAAGTTTAAAAACTAAGCACGCACTTAATGAATCAAATTGATGTGCAGACCTAAATGTGTTTCTAAATAAATTCATACAGAAATATTATGTTGTTCCTTACACTCCTAAGATTCTGATTTCCACGTGTTCATAATTAtccattattattttttgtgtcCTTCGAACTCATTGCAACCAAAACTTCATATCAAATATTACTATTGGTGAATTATATAACACGTCAAATAACATATTAACCCAAACATATCCACATCATATAGATACCAATCAAAGAATACATATCCAATACAGAAGAAAACAACAGCAAAAATATCAAACTTCTGAGTAAATAGAAATCAAAATGGGGCTGAGGTGTCTGTATTACCTGATCCTCCTTGAGGCTTCTGTGCGAAATCACTGCAATTACATCCCAAGATCTTCATCAAATGAAAGAGACAAAAATACCTGAAGCATTATAAAACAACAAACATCACTCAACAGCTTTATGCTTAATGAAAAACCTTCCACACAAAAATTGATGAGTTTTGCAAAGAGCATTTATGATTCTATCACTCTATCAGTTTATAAAGCGCAACATCAACTTAttaaagaaatagaaaattgaCGAAATACAGGATTCAAACACAAAATAGAACTAAATGAATTAGCAACTCCCATAAGAAACGAAACCAATTCAATGGAATCAGGATGCAACCGACAATTATTAGCCTTGATATAAgttaacttttataaaataaaacagCGCAAAGCCTGGCCAAAGAAAACGCAGCTGAAAAccctaaattaaaaaaagataaaaaaaattcagaagCAGGGTTCGAAAAGATCCGTACATGAGGGTGCGCCGGTTGATCTCGGAGGAGGAGGAGAATGTATCAACCAGGTTCTTGAGGTTCCAAAGAGCGTCACTCGTTCAGAGTCCCCAGAATCCCACCGGCGTCGTCGCCATCATTGTGCTCTCAGACGATGCATTCGAGTAGCTACGGTTAGGACTGTGGGTGGGGATCATAACGATTAGTGATCTCAGAACAATAAAGGAAGAAGCCCATTGCGGCGCCGGTAAGTCGGTAACGGCAGCACCGTAGGGGATGGCGATGATGTCAATGGTAGATTAGCACAGGAGTTATCTGAATAGTAATATAGTACCTTTTGTTGCCTCTCCTTCTCCAATTTGTACTGCTCTATCAAACTCAATTTTTCTGCAACCTACATGATTCATGAATGGTTCAACATTTATCAAACAGTGTTCTATTGTCTACCGATTagtatttttctaaaaatgaaAGATGCTTGCAGTAGCAACAAATCTATGAAATATGGATCCAGAATTTACAATGATGCTGCTCATGACACAATATTACACTTAATGAagcaaaattaaacaaaatgaaaataagagTTGGTACCTGATGATCAAACTCAGCACGATCCATTGCCCGCACATCACTGTGAAGCTGCAGGTCAATCGGCTGTGTGATTTCTTTGACAGGAGGCTTTACCAAACACTGAAATATTAGCACAGAAGATAGTTGAGTAACTCAATACAGTCTATACAGCAAATGCAAGCATGTCACTGAAATGGAAAAAGTATGAGTTGTGAACTGAACACAAGATTTTGAGAGAAAAATGGGCACCTCAGGTTCATCTGTTGTCCATGGAAGCCCTTGGGCTATTGGTATCCTTTGCTTCTCTTCCTCTGTCATCATTTCATGTATCTTCTTCACAAATTCTTCCTCTTTCACCTTCCCCCTTTCCTGCATTGAATTACAGTATCCATGTTATTATCCAATTCAAAAATCAATGGAAAATTGATTCAATCAATCAATTTGTTGCATCAGAATAGGCATTACCTCAGTTCTTAGCTTGAATGGTTTTTGGCTGGTGAATCTcagctgctgcttcttcttccaCCTGCTTCCCCCAAAGGTGCTAGTTGATTCCAAACTCTGAAAAAAGCAAatccattcaattcaaatttagaaAACCCTCATTTTAATCAAATCTTcatttttttctcaaaaaagGTAAGCATCCAGAAGACTTACATTTCTTCTGCTTCTTCTACCTCCATTAGAAGTCCTGTTAGATACACTGCAGTTTGAATAAAAAGTATAACAAACATCAACACAAACAGATAAATGCTACTATTAAATAAGTAGTATAACATAGATACATATATATCATTTTGCACACACATCTGTATATCATTTAATTGGTAGATATACCAAAGTGTCTCTCTGTTTTTAATTGGTAGATAGTTCCAATTGTATTAGGTACCCAAAAATCAGAACGCATGTAGAGCATATAGAATGAAAACACTatagaggaaaaaaaaattcacgTTTAATTTTCCATTATCCACAGTCCGtgaaaaattaacaacaaaaaaaaataataataaaactacAAAATCAGGTATGGCTCCTCTTATATATGTCTAAGCATGTGATCCCTCCCaaacttcttttcattttacAAATCGAATCAAATTTCAATTAAATCCCACAAATCCATATTCCATAAAATGCTGCTAagaatctaaaataaaaaatggatTATAAGTGAGAAAGAAACATACCAGGAGCGGCGGCAGGTGTTTCAGACACtgcaaaaaataaacaaaaaaaagtcaCATAAAAATGAAAACTTTATCTGAGAGAAGATTCGAAAACAGGAAGAAGGAAGTTATAATTTGACTGACATCCACAGTTGGAAGCGGAAGGGGCGGAGACTTTGCATGCAGCGGGGAGAGCGAGGGCCTTGGTGACATTGAGAACGACGCCGAACTGAGCGCTGCTCTTGAAGGCTTCACACAGACACTGAGGCGCCGTTTTCAGAACCGATTTGAGCCCGGAGCAGCAGTTACCTTCCggcttggtggtggtgctgccATTGGTGACGAAGGACAAGCAATCCGCCATGGTTAGAACCAGGGAGAAGCAATCCACGGCGGGGGCTGGGGCAGCGTTGTGCGAGTGGGACGGTGAGGCTCCGTTAGCTCCCAAGATGAAGACTGCACAGAGAACAATGAGAAAGAAACAGAAACGGGTTGGTGAGTGTGATGCCATTTTTGGGTACCTAATACAATTGGAGGGTTCTTGATTCTTTGATCGGAAACCCTTGGCTGGAGTGGTTTGTgaagtgaagaagagaaacaCAAGATTGGAACTGAGACTGATGTGAAAGGAAACCACTTTCTTTGACTCAGACCATGtgctttctattttttattttaaagaaaactcaaaaatccaaaaaaattccACGTCAGTGATGTTTCCTCCTGAATTCTAGTATGTATAGATAAGAAATAGAATAAACAAATTAAGGAAACGATGAAAAGTTGCATTGTTCATGAACAATATAACTAGCTAATGAGTTAAGAAGCACTAGCTATGCCTACTGTTGAGGAATTCTGCTTTGCTCCAATTGAATTTTGTCTCCACATAGGTTAAAGTAGAAGCAGGTTACCATATATAAACGCAACTTAAGTCGAGTCACACAGAAACTTTAAACAAGTTTGATTGAACTTGTACGTATCACCTATATATGGGCCCTGCAGATAGAAGCTAAGGAAGCTATTCTTGTAGTCTTGTAAGCTCTCAGTTTGGTTTTTGATAGTCAATGTCCACCGTTGATTTGATCCATATATTGTTAGGAATCTGAAATTATAAAGTTTAATCATCTTATTAgcttttataaatttattaaatttttaactaagttttattatttttatcttttaaaaaagtataattatttttatgtagatAATCTATCTGAAATATAATTTATCTTGAGTAATTTTGAGATAATCTTATTTTCTATTAAATAAGATAGAAATAACTCGAATAACCAAAAATATAAAGAGTAAATATCtgcaaaaaaatattttaatactCAGGTCAATATAAGTGAATTCCataattattttgtttagtCGGCCATTGATAAGAATTAAACTAGAATAAAGTGAGAGAAAGGGGCAAtgaaagaaatatatatatatatatttgttaagaaatttcagtgtatttttattttgataaattttgcataatttaaaattttttttttcatattctgctatttctttttcatcatcttcttattatttcattttcttataattcttcttatttcactcttttaaaagaaataaaaaaaatcaatgttgCAAAAATtactagaagaaaaagaaaaaaaaatgcagcaacaCACAGCAGTAATAAAAGAATAATGATAGAGAAAAAACACGCAAAGAAGAAGGAAGATTgcgaagaagaagagaaaagaacgcgaagaagaaaaaggaatgcAAAGACAAAGAAGAATATGTTTACGTTAGTGAAGCGCGCATGTGTACACGCTGCATGTAACGAAATTAGTTTTTGTTGGGTTTGGACGACTAACTTGGTTAGATTTGGTTGCTAAAAAAATTTGGATGTGTAACAAGAccgaaataaaaatataaaagagggATTCCGCTAGGGAGACAATGGATTATTTGTACAATCTGTACAATGGCTATTGAGTTACAAAATGAGCATCCCCCATACTATCTAGAATAATTATCTGATTTTGGGGTTCACCAAGGATcaaactcttga includes:
- the LOC130962497 gene encoding uncharacterized protein LOC130962497, which translates into the protein MFAFTSLGGKVIDSVNDGTGPPQFIISGQNYHRIGSLLPQAGQVPKFAQLYIYDTEHELTHREGIFGQSSNIDRQLIIDLIQMIDQHNPIAQSFRRVREFHENHPSEMFSLKLFSQRERDRRVYNYPSCDEVAALVVGDFDSSDTGRDVIVKSAAGQLQRIYETHALYWPLQYPLLFPYGEDGYQLGIPYRDIQDINVAGKRTRVSMREFICFRLQMREDEDSIIHKSRRLFQQFVVDSFSMIESQRLYEIRKNRAQLEEKSYKVLKKLCDAVILKHHQLHFGYPDLFLTLTCNPNWPEFQRYTNRDQVPIADRPDIACRVFHAKMKCLLNDLKSGVFFGPLNAGMYTIEFQKRGLPHAHILLWLDGRNRLQNIEIVDELICAELPNPMKFPHLYSVVSKYMIHGPCGRVRPTSPCMKDGRCSKFYPKQFVNYTSFDEDGYPIYKRRDIGVTVKSHGVDLDNRFVVPYNPLLLMKYQAHINLEFCNKSNVIKYLFKYINKGPDRVTATISHSTETTHSFEVVDEIKQYYDCRYLSPCESMWRIFAYEIHHRWPPVQRLRFHLPNQQHVVFDDHDTIGSVLIRNRDLMTMFTAWMMANRTYVEGRTLTYVEFPSKFVYDLQSRQWKPRRRGFSIGRLSFVHPSTGELFYMRMLLNVQRGCTSFRSIRTVNSILYDTFQEACSAMGFLIDDNEFVLAINEAAELSSGAQLRKLFVSLLISGSVSRPVLVWNQTWKYLSDDIIYYRRSELHFPGITMTDEELQTFCLIEIEKLLQANGKSLRDFAGMPLPNVNLVSQFSNSLVLRELEYDISVMLEEHDSNFPKLNEEQKSIYDRIIHCVTNKEHGLFFIYGFGGTGKTFLYRLLSAKLRSQRRIVINVASSGIASLLLPGGKTAHSMFGIPIELNEDTICRIPKDSPKADLIRLAELIIWDEAPMTNKLAFEALDRSFRDIMTSISVSNKDLPFGGKIIVLGGDFRQVLPVIPKASRAEIVMASINSSILWKHFEVLTLTKNMRLESATNQSNLEELKRFSDWILQIGEGRIGTIINEKLLVQIPNEFLIFPSDNPIDDIINAIYPDIFRNFDDTGFFQDRAILAPTVEIVEEINDHIVQLLPGTEKEYLSADSICGSDAYCDVDVDWINTEFLNQIKCSGLPNHSLKLKKGVPIILLRNIDPAGGLCNGTRLIVRDLGTNVIGAEIVSGSHIGDKVFIPRMNLIPSDAGIPFKFQRRQFPINLCFAMTINKSQGQTLSSVGLFLRRPVFSHGQLYVAISRVKSKDGLRILVSGEKNDDSTLTHNVVFKEIFDKIL
- the LOC130962498 gene encoding uncharacterized protein LOC130962498, with product MASHSPTRFCFFLIVLCAVFILGANGASPSHSHNAAPAPAVDCFSLVLTMADCLSFVTNGSTTTKPEGNCCSGLKSVLKTAPQCLCEAFKSSAQFGVVLNVTKALALPAACKVSAPSASNCGLSETPAAAPVYLTGLLMESLESTSTFGGSRWKKKQQLRFTSQKPFKLRTEERGKVKEEEFVKKIHEMMTEEEKQRIPIAQGLPWTTDEPECLVKPPVKEITQPIDLQLHSDVRAMDRAEFDHQVAEKLSLIEQYKLEKERQQKVFLSLSFDEDLGM